A genomic stretch from Nocardia wallacei includes:
- a CDS encoding menaquinone biosynthetic enzyme MqnA/MqnD family protein — MRSVSGPGARHRHRTTVRQRPRVGHIDFLNWLPILWGLARTGNLIELDLVRGTPDDLSDALAAGSLDLGPISLVEYLSHTDELELLPDLAIGCDGPVMSCLIVSRVPLDRLDGVPVALSSTSRTSVRLARLLLSDYVGVRPRFFVSPPDPALMFTQAPAAVLIGDVALRTALFEAPERGLVVHDLGRMWREWTGLPFVFAVLGVRREFAVREPDSVRRVHADLLAARDVALAEMDELCERAARWEEFDADTLRRYYTGALDFDLGPRHLEGIAEFARRTGFRTDLTAALPA, encoded by the coding sequence ATGCGCTCAGTGTCCGGCCCGGGTGCCCGCCATCGGCACCGCACGACCGTGCGGCAACGTCCGCGGGTCGGCCATATCGACTTCCTCAACTGGCTGCCCATCCTGTGGGGGCTGGCCCGCACCGGGAACCTGATCGAACTGGATCTGGTGCGCGGCACCCCCGACGACCTCAGCGACGCCCTCGCCGCCGGTTCGCTCGATCTGGGCCCCATCAGTCTGGTCGAATACCTTTCGCACACAGACGAATTGGAGCTGCTTCCGGATCTGGCCATCGGCTGTGACGGGCCGGTCATGTCGTGTCTCATCGTGAGCCGGGTGCCGCTGGACCGGCTCGACGGCGTCCCGGTGGCACTGAGTTCGACCAGCCGCACCTCGGTGCGGCTGGCCCGGCTGCTGCTCAGCGACTACGTCGGGGTGCGGCCGCGATTCTTCGTCAGCCCGCCCGATCCGGCGCTCATGTTCACCCAGGCCCCGGCCGCGGTGCTGATCGGCGACGTCGCGCTGCGCACGGCGCTGTTCGAGGCGCCCGAGCGGGGCCTGGTGGTGCACGACCTGGGCCGGATGTGGCGGGAGTGGACCGGGCTGCCGTTCGTCTTCGCCGTGCTCGGTGTACGACGCGAATTCGCTGTGCGCGAACCGGATTCCGTGCGCCGGGTGCACGCCGACCTGCTGGCGGCCCGCGATGTGGCGCTGGCGGAGATGGACGAGCTGTGCGAGCGGGCAGCGCGCTGGGAGGAATTCGACGCGGACACGCTGCGGCGCTACTACACCGGCGCGCTGGACTTCGACCTCGGGCCACGACATCTGGAGGGCATCGCCGAGTTCGCGCGGCGGACCGGGTTTCGCACCGATCTCACTGCCGCGCTACCGGCGTGA
- a CDS encoding AMP-binding protein: protein MTATVDLSPAARVDALARQAGRRVAVVYEGGTYSYDVLAGQSRRLAAALADGGAGEGDRVVYLGGNSVAFLATFLATARLGSVFVPVNSRLTAAEVAVILADCAPHTLVVEPGHREIAEAAGSAARLLLVPGDPGQDPDEKPGGAWEVLPPTTGDTVADPVACPADRPAMLAYTSGTTGRPKGVRLTHGNLWWNGLNLDMVAPAAPLDVTLVVAPLFHTAPLGCFTLRTLLRGGTVVLRRDFQAPRMLADLVDYRVTTVFAVPAMFAAVAALPGFPAADLSALRTAVTAGAPAPAPLIGRYLDRGIALQQAYGLTETLFVTCLPADRTAEHASSAGLALPYTEIRIIDPAAGTPVAPGEPGEVCLRAPTVTSGYRNAPEATAAAFADGWFRTGDIGYLDRGGCLYLVDRRKDMIIVGGDNVYSAEVEQVLARCPGVTDVAVVGMPDPHEGESVVAIVSGHADLRPTLADLRRFAERELAGYKLPTRVVHAEQIPRNAMGKIDKVVIRAALADADHAVFAAEPDDRSPDEQPSTATPSTTPPAWLRALPSLPPDEQYRVVFDVVAASLARTIRGAPRVPAAEDRLRDIGLGSLAAVELARHLGATFHLDLPTTTLFDHATVGGLVRQLCDRITAAGARPPVLKLIAEFERALRDTPFEPAVRAELRERLRASLNQLTGAPGAANPDVTGATDRELFALLDAELGTR, encoded by the coding sequence ATGACGGCAACGGTGGATCTGAGCCCGGCGGCTCGGGTCGACGCCCTGGCCCGGCAGGCCGGGCGCCGGGTCGCGGTGGTGTACGAGGGCGGCACCTACAGCTACGACGTGCTCGCCGGGCAGTCCCGGCGGCTGGCCGCGGCGCTGGCCGACGGTGGCGCGGGCGAGGGCGACCGCGTGGTGTACCTGGGCGGCAACAGCGTCGCCTTCCTTGCGACCTTTCTCGCCACCGCACGGCTGGGATCGGTGTTCGTGCCGGTGAATTCGCGGCTGACCGCTGCGGAGGTGGCGGTGATCCTCGCGGACTGCGCGCCGCACACCCTCGTGGTCGAACCCGGGCACCGGGAGATCGCCGAGGCGGCCGGAAGCGCCGCCCGGTTGCTGCTCGTGCCCGGCGACCCAGGACAGGATCCGGACGAAAAGCCCGGGGGCGCTTGGGAAGTACTGCCGCCGACCACCGGTGACACGGTCGCCGACCCGGTTGCGTGCCCGGCCGATCGGCCCGCCATGCTCGCCTACACCTCGGGCACCACGGGCAGGCCCAAGGGTGTGCGGCTGACGCACGGGAATCTGTGGTGGAACGGCCTCAACCTGGACATGGTGGCGCCCGCGGCACCGCTGGACGTCACCCTGGTCGTGGCTCCCCTGTTCCACACCGCGCCACTGGGCTGTTTCACCTTGCGCACCCTGCTGCGCGGCGGAACGGTGGTGCTGCGCCGCGACTTCCAGGCCCCGCGGATGCTGGCGGATCTGGTCGACTACCGGGTCACCACCGTCTTCGCGGTACCGGCCATGTTCGCTGCGGTCGCGGCCCTGCCCGGCTTCCCGGCGGCGGATCTGTCGGCGCTGCGCACCGCGGTCACCGCCGGTGCGCCCGCGCCCGCACCGCTGATCGGCCGCTACCTCGACCGCGGCATCGCGCTGCAGCAGGCGTACGGGCTCACCGAGACGCTGTTCGTCACCTGCCTGCCCGCCGACCGGACCGCCGAGCACGCCTCGTCGGCCGGACTCGCTCTGCCCTACACCGAGATTCGCATCATCGACCCGGCCGCCGGGACACCGGTCGCGCCGGGCGAGCCCGGTGAGGTGTGCCTGCGCGCGCCGACGGTGACCAGCGGGTATCGCAACGCCCCCGAGGCGACCGCGGCCGCGTTCGCCGACGGCTGGTTCCGCACCGGCGATATCGGCTATCTGGACCGCGGCGGCTGTCTGTACCTGGTCGACCGGCGCAAGGACATGATCATCGTGGGCGGCGACAACGTGTACTCGGCCGAGGTCGAGCAGGTGCTGGCGCGCTGTCCCGGCGTGACCGATGTGGCGGTGGTCGGGATGCCCGATCCGCACGAGGGCGAGAGCGTGGTCGCGATCGTGAGCGGCCACGCCGACCTCCGTCCCACGCTGGCCGACCTGCGGCGCTTCGCCGAGCGCGAGCTGGCGGGCTACAAGCTGCCGACGCGAGTGGTGCATGCCGAGCAGATCCCGCGCAATGCGATGGGCAAGATCGACAAGGTCGTCATCCGGGCGGCGCTGGCCGACGCGGATCACGCCGTGTTCGCCGCAGAACCGGACGATCGGTCGCCAGACGAACAGCCCTCCACCGCAACACCTTCCACGACGCCGCCCGCGTGGTTGCGGGCGCTGCCGTCGCTGCCGCCCGACGAGCAATACCGCGTCGTGTTCGACGTCGTGGCGGCGAGCCTCGCCCGCACCATCCGCGGCGCGCCGCGGGTGCCGGCCGCCGAGGATCGGCTGCGCGACATCGGCCTGGGCTCGCTGGCGGCGGTGGAGCTGGCCCGTCACCTCGGCGCCACCTTCCACCTCGACCTGCCCACCACCACCCTGTTCGATCACGCCACGGTCGGTGGGCTGGTCCGGCAGCTGTGCGACCGGATCACCGCCGCCGGGGCGCGGCCGCCCGTGCTGAAGCTGATCGCGGAATTCGAACGCGCACTGCGCGATACCCCGTTCGAGCCGGCCGTGCGCGCCGAGCTGCGCGAGCGCCTGCGCGCCTCGCTCAACCAGCTCACCGGCGCGCCGGGCGCCGCCAACCCCGATGTCACCGGCGCCACCGACCGCGAGCTGTTCGCCCTGCTCGACGCCGAACTCGGAACACGCTGA
- a CDS encoding TetR/AcrR family transcriptional regulator, whose amino-acid sequence MTETRPARGHDTRRAILREAVQVGAVEGLDRLTIGRLATALGASKSGVFGLFGSKEELQLAAIEEAKSTFIAEVIGPALRRPSGIERLRTLCEAWLDHTSRDAAADGACFFLSVGSEFGSRPGRVRDAIVSVWQQWHDFHRQTIVEAQQLGEITAATDPAQLAFELAAIERSAVADSTLLDDTAVFDRARTAMLRLLREHATDPERIPVPPHSRAADRRA is encoded by the coding sequence ATGACGGAGACTCGCCCGGCACGCGGCCACGACACCCGCCGTGCCATCCTGCGTGAAGCGGTCCAGGTCGGCGCGGTGGAGGGCCTGGACAGGCTCACCATCGGCCGGCTCGCCACCGCCCTCGGCGCCAGCAAGAGCGGCGTGTTCGGGCTGTTCGGGTCCAAGGAGGAACTCCAGCTGGCCGCGATCGAGGAGGCCAAGTCGACCTTCATCGCGGAGGTGATCGGCCCGGCGCTGCGGCGGCCCTCGGGCATCGAGCGGCTGCGCACGCTGTGCGAGGCCTGGCTCGACCACACCAGCCGGGATGCCGCGGCCGACGGCGCCTGCTTCTTCCTGTCGGTCGGCTCCGAGTTCGGGTCGCGACCCGGGCGGGTGCGCGACGCCATCGTCTCGGTGTGGCAGCAGTGGCACGACTTTCACCGCCAGACCATCGTGGAGGCCCAGCAACTGGGCGAGATCACCGCCGCGACCGACCCGGCGCAGCTGGCCTTCGAGCTAGCGGCCATCGAGCGCAGCGCGGTGGCCGACTCGACGCTGCTCGACGACACGGCCGTGTTCGACCGGGCCCGCACCGCGATGCTGCGGCTGCTGCGCGAGCACGCCACCGACCCCGAACGGATCCCCGTGCCGCCGCACAGTCGTGCGGCCGACCGGCGAGCTTAG
- a CDS encoding DHA2 family efflux MFS transporter permease subunit: MTDDVADKVSTQASAYPLPAGARAPIEPRRVLLITSVATFVAFLDMSVVNVAFSDIFESFPGTALPTLSWVVSGYAVFFAAVLTPVGRYADVFGRKAVFLWSLLAFTIASALCTAAPTVEFLIGARFLQGLAAGGMIPAALGLVLGAYPPERRVAAVAAWAAASSAAAAFGPALGGLLVWAWDWRAVFLINVPVGLVAFVIGRNWLPEIKPEVRERPDPLGAILIALGVGTVVVGLTQGGEWGWLSAGFIAATVGGLVLLAAGILRSMRHRVPVFEVQLWADRKFAAASAVSFLFGIAMFAWLLACPLYTIVVWKYSIWEAGLANSPGAFTAAIGAGVVGKSKHPDIQRLATIAGAVLFGVSGVLFALLLHEQTRFLAVWLPVGLLSGLAIGLLMTAVSSAAATSVPQEKFASGYGMSMTARQMGGGLGIAAFAAITTTVTTGWLDGLHAVFWFAAAAMVPVVLAALPMTDARPVGADRV; the protein is encoded by the coding sequence ATGACTGACGACGTCGCCGACAAGGTCTCGACCCAGGCGTCGGCATACCCCCTCCCCGCAGGAGCCCGCGCGCCGATCGAGCCGCGGCGGGTCCTGCTGATCACCTCGGTGGCCACCTTCGTGGCCTTCCTCGACATGTCCGTGGTGAACGTCGCGTTCTCGGACATCTTCGAGAGCTTCCCCGGCACCGCGCTGCCGACACTGTCGTGGGTGGTGTCGGGATACGCCGTGTTCTTCGCGGCTGTGCTCACCCCCGTGGGCCGCTACGCCGACGTGTTCGGCCGCAAGGCGGTCTTCCTGTGGTCGCTGCTCGCGTTCACCATAGCCTCCGCGCTGTGCACCGCGGCGCCGACCGTCGAATTCCTCATCGGCGCAAGGTTTTTGCAGGGCCTCGCGGCCGGTGGCATGATCCCCGCCGCCCTCGGCCTGGTACTGGGCGCCTACCCGCCCGAGCGCCGGGTCGCGGCGGTGGCGGCCTGGGCGGCGGCCTCCTCCGCGGCCGCCGCCTTCGGTCCCGCGCTCGGCGGGCTGCTGGTGTGGGCCTGGGACTGGCGCGCGGTGTTCCTGATCAACGTCCCGGTCGGCCTGGTGGCCTTCGTGATCGGCCGCAACTGGCTGCCCGAGATCAAGCCCGAGGTGCGGGAGCGGCCCGATCCGCTGGGCGCGATACTGATCGCGCTCGGTGTCGGCACGGTCGTGGTCGGACTCACCCAGGGTGGCGAATGGGGTTGGCTCAGTGCCGGTTTCATCGCCGCGACGGTGGGCGGACTGGTGCTGCTGGCCGCCGGGATCCTGCGCTCGATGCGGCACCGGGTGCCGGTGTTCGAGGTGCAGCTGTGGGCCGACCGGAAATTCGCCGCCGCCAGCGCCGTGTCGTTCCTGTTCGGCATCGCGATGTTCGCCTGGCTGCTGGCCTGCCCGCTGTACACCATCGTGGTCTGGAAGTACTCGATCTGGGAAGCGGGACTGGCGAATTCGCCGGGCGCGTTCACCGCCGCGATCGGCGCCGGTGTCGTCGGCAAGTCCAAGCATCCAGACATCCAGCGGCTCGCGACGATCGCCGGTGCGGTGCTGTTCGGCGTCTCCGGGGTGCTGTTCGCACTGCTGCTGCACGAGCAGACGCGGTTCCTGGCGGTGTGGCTGCCGGTCGGGCTGCTGTCCGGGCTGGCGATCGGGCTGCTGATGACCGCGGTGTCCTCGGCGGCGGCGACGTCGGTGCCGCAGGAGAAGTTCGCCTCCGGGTACGGCATGAGCATGACCGCCCGGCAGATGGGCGGTGGCCTCGGTATCGCGGCGTTCGCGGCGATCACCACCACTGTCACCACGGGCTGGCTGGACGGGCTGCACGCGGTGTTCTGGTTCGCCGCCGCGGCGATGGTGCCGGTGGTGCTGGCGGCCCTGCCGATGA